CGGTCGCGGCGCGAGGCCGGGGACGGCGGTGCCGGTGCCGGGCCGGCGTGTCGCTGGTGCCGTATCCGACGAGGACGTTGCCGGAGCCGGCCCGCTCCTCCTCCCGGTAGGCGTCGGCCGCCGGCGAGGAGGCCGCTTCCACGCTGATCAGAGGTTCGCCGACGGCGAGCGTGCTGCCCGCTTTCGCGTGCAGCGTGCACACCCGTCCGGCGTACGGCGACGGCACCTCCACCACGGACTTCGCCGTTTCCACCTCGGCGATGCTCTGGTCCACCGCGACCTCGTCACCCTCGGCAACCAGCCACTGCACCACCTCCGCCTCGGTGAGGCCCTCGCCCAGATCCGGCAGCACGAAGGTCTTCGTGGTCATCACTGCTCCCAGTTCAGGTCGTCGACGGCGTCGAGCACCCGGTCCACGCCGGGCAGCTGGAAGTGCTCCAGCTTCGGCGGCGGGTACGGGATGTCGAACCCGGTGACCCGCCGGACCGGCGCGGCCAGGCTGGTGAAGCAGCGTTCGGTCACCCGGGCGGCGATCTCCGCGGCGACTCCGGCGAACCCGGCCGACTCGGTGATCACCACGGCGCGGCCGGTGGAGCGGACCGCGGCGCACACCGTCTCGTCGTCGAACGGGACGATCGAGCGCAGGTCGACCACCTGGAGACTGCGGCCCTCGGTGGCGGCGACCTCGGCGGCCTCGATCGCCACGGGCAGGCTCGGGCCGTACGCGATGAGCGTCGCGTCGGTCCCGGACCGGCGGACCACCGCGGTCCCGATGCCGGGCGCCACGACCGGGAACTCGATCTCCTCCTTGCTCCAGTAGAGCTTCTTAGGCTCCAGGAAGACGACCGGGTCCGGGTTCGCGATCGCGGCCCGCAGCAGCGCGTACGCGTCGGTCGGCGTGGCCGGCGCGACCACCTGGAGGCCGGGCGTGTGCGCGTAGTACGCCTCCGACGAGTCGCAGTGGTGCTCGACCCCGCCGATGCCACCGGCGTACGGGACCCGGATCACCATCGGCAGCGGCACCCGGCCCCGGGTGCGGTTCCGCATCTTCGCGACGTGGCTGACGATCTGCTCGAACGCCGGGTAGGCGAACGCGTCGAACTGCATCTCGACGATCGGGCGCATGCCGTTCATCGCCATCCCGACGGCCATCCCGACGATCCCGGACTCCGCGAGGGGCGTGTCGAAGCAGCGCTTCTCCCCGAACTCGGCGGTCAGCCCGTCGGTGATCCGGAAGACGCCGCCGAGCGCGCCGACGTCCTCGCCGAACAGCACCACCGACGGGTCCTCGGCCATGGCGTCCCGCAGCGCCTGGTTGAGGGCCTGCGCCATGGACAGCTTCTCGTGCACGACGGTGGTCATCACTGGGCTCCTTCCCGGCTCAGCTCGTCCGCGATCAGGGCTTCCTGCTCACGCAGTTGCGCGGTGGGGCGCGCGTAGACGTACGCAAAGAGGTCTTGGGGGTTGGGGGTGATGTCCTGGTTGAGACCGTCGCGCAGGTGTGCCGCCGCACGCTCGGCCTCGGCCGTGAAACCGGACTCGACGTCGGCGGTCAGCGCGCCGCGGTCGCGCAGGTAGGTCTGGAGGCGGGTGATCGGGTCGCGGGGCAGCCAGGCGGCCACGTCGGCCTCGTCGCGGTATCGGGTGGCGTCGTCGGCGTTGGTGTGCGCCTGCATCCGGTAGGTGTGCGCCTCGACGAGCTGCGGGCCCTCGCCGGCGCGGGCCCGGGCCACCGCGGCGCCGAGCACGGTGAGCAGGGCGGCCATGTCGTTGCCGTCGACCCGCTCGCCGGGCATGCCGTATCCGACGCCCTTGTGCGCGAGCGACGGCGCGTGGGTCTGGCGGGACAGCGGGACGCTGATCGCGTACTCGTTGTTCTGCACGAAGAAGACCACCGGGGCCTGGAAGACCGCGGCGAAGTTGAGCGCCTCGTGGAAATCACCCTCGCTGGTGCCGCCGTCGCCGCACATCGCCATCACCACGGTCGGCTCGTCGCGCAGCCGGGCCGCGTGCGCCACGCCGACCGCGTGCGGCAGCTGGGTGGCCAGCGGCGTGGTGTGCGGGGCGACCCGGTGCTCGGTCGGGTCGTACCCACAGTGCCAGTCACCCTTGAGCAGGCTGAGCGCCTCGACCGGGTCGACCCCCTTGACCACCGCGGCGACCGTGTCGCGGTATGTCGGGAACAGCCAGTCGTCCGCGTCGAGGACCTGCGCGGCCGCGACCTGGCACGCCTCCTGGCCGTGCGAGGACGGGTAGACGGCCAGCCGGCCCTGCCGGACCAGGGCGTACGCCTGATCGTTGAGCCGGCGAGCGGTGATCAGCGCCCCGAGCGAGCGGAGCAGGGTGGCGTCGTCCGGAACGACGCCGACGGCTTTCCCGTCGGGGTCGATGAGGGTCACGGGGGTGTCGGACGGCAAGAGCCGGCGTGGGTCAGGCGTCATGCCGATATCGTGTGTCCCGCGTCACGAATGTTCCATATCCTGGGACAGATCGAGAAGATTGCGTTCCACGGGAGCCCGTGGAGAGCCAAACGTCCAGCCGGGCGGCCGATCGGACAGGGAGTTGAAGACAGGTGGTCAGCGGTCTCGACGACATCGATCAGCGGATCCTCGCCGAGCTCGGCCGGGACGGGCGGATGCCGATCCGGCAGCTCGCCGAGACGCTGCACATCTCGCGGGCCAACGCGTACGCCCGGGTGCAGCGGCTGCGCGAGACCAACGTGATCCGCGGCTTCCGCGCCGACATCGACCACGTGGCCGCCGGGATGGGCACGTCGGCGTACGTGACGGTGAACCTGCACCAGGCGGACTGGCGGCCGGTCGGCGAGCTGCTGCGCCGGCTGCCCGGGGTGGTGCACATCGCGCTGGTCGGCGGCGAGTTCGACGTGATCCTGCTGGTGCGGGCGAAGGACAACGCGGACCTGCGGCGGCTGGTCCTCGACGAGATCCAGGGCATGCCGGGCGTGGTCAACACGCGGACCCTGCTGGTGTTCGAAGAGTTCGAACCCCCGGCGTGATCTTCAGTAGAATTCCGCACGAAACAGTCAGGAGAGGCGGGGCGACATGAGCGGTGTGAATCGGCGGGCGGTGCTCGGTGCCGTCGGGGCGGGAGCGGTGCTGGCCGGGTGCGGTTCGAAAGACGACGACACCACCGGCGGCGGGGACACCGGGACCAGCGCGACGACGGCGCCCGCCACCGAGGCGACGACCACCGCCGCCCCCTCCTCCGGCGGCGCCGCCCTGGCCAAGGCGTCGGATGTGCCGGTCGGTGGCGGGCTGATCACCGACACGCTGGTGGTGACGCAGCCGGAGGCGGGGACGTTCAAGGCGTTCAGCAACGTCTGCACGCATCAGGGCTGCAAAGTCGCCGAGGTGGCCGACAAGCTGATCAGGTGCAAGTGCCACAACAGCACGTTCGACATCGCCACCGGCGCGCCGACCGGTGGGCCCGCGCAGAAACCGCTGACCGAGACGGCCGTCAAGGAGTCCGGCGGCAGCATCGTGGCGGCCTGACCAATTCGGGTGAATTACCCGGAAGTGCGGCGCTCAACGGCCCCTTCTGCCCCAGAATGTCAGCACCATGGACTCTCTCCGGGCTCCCCGCATGCTGGCCGCCGCCGTCGTCATCGTGGCGGCATCCCTCCCCCTCGCCATGTCACCGCCCGCTGCGCGGGCGCAGGCCGCACCGGACGGCCGCATCCCCCTGTCCGTGCTGCGTGAGGCCACTCTGGACGTCCCGGCCTGGCCGGCCGACGACCTGCAGGGCCCGTCCGGCAGGGTGCGCTTCCACCTCGGCGAGGCGCCGGTCGAGCCGCGGACCGTGCCCGACGGCCGGCCACCGTACGGTGACACGGTCACGATCCTGGCGGTGACGTACGGCGACGTCGACCACGACGGGGTGGACGAGACGATCGTGGTGCTGGGCTGCCTGATCGAGGGCGGCAGCAAGCAGATCGTCGCCTACGACCGCGACCCGGCCGGGGCCATCGTCTTGCTGGGCCGGGTGGCCGCCACCACCGGCGAGGTCCGCGACATCCGCAACGCCGGCGTCCGGGTCGGTGACACCGGCGTGGTCACCGCACCGGTCGCGGACTACCAGCGCTGCTGCGCCGACGCCACCCCGCAGATCTGGCAGACCCGCGGGTACGCCCTGCGCCACGACCGCTTCGTCCAGGTCAGCGGCCCGACCCGGATGCCGGTCAACCCGCACGTGACCGAGACCCGGGTGAGCGCCGGCCCGCTGACCCTCGGGCCGCCGGACCACGGTTACCGGTACGGCACGGTCGACGTGACCGTCACGCACCGCCGCGGCGCCGTCCCCCGGCAGGTCAGCCTGCTGTTCTACCCACCGGCGGGCCTGCGCCGCACCGGCGACTGGCCGAAGACGACCGCCGAGCCGGACTCGTTCAGCGTCACGGTCGCCGCACCCCCGGCCGGCGGCAGCGTGACGCACACGTTCGCCTTCCGCCGCCCGGCCGCGGCCACCGGCGGCGAGCTGCCGATCGGGCTCGCCACGATCCCCGAGCTGAACCCGGCGATCCCGTGGAGCGTCGACACCACCGCCCCGATCCGCTGACCGACGGTCAGTACAGTGCGCGGCATGATGCCTGACGCCGCGTATTTCGATCAGTGGTACGGCGACATGGTCGCCTCACCCGCCCGGGACGCGATCATCATCCGGGCCATGGGACTGCCGCCGGAGCTTCAGGACGTCGGCACGCTCACCGGGCCAGGTCTCGCCGAGGTGACCGAGGAGCTGCGCCTGCCGGCGGGCGGGCTGCTGCTCGACGTGGCGTGCGGCCGCGGGGCGTACGGGATCGAGGTCGCCCGGCGGACCGGCGCCCGCCTGATCGGCGTGGACTTCTCCGCGGTGGCCGTGGAGCAGGCCCGGTCGATCGGCGCCCGGCGGCTGCCCGCCGGCCGGGCCGAGTTCCGGGTCGGGACGCTGCTGGCGACCGGCCTGCCCGGCGGTGCCGCGGACGGGCTGATGTGCGTGGACGCGGTGCAGTTCGGTGAGCCGCCGGTGGCCGCGCTGCGCGAGTTCGCTCGGCTCCTGAAACCCGGCGGCCGGCTCGCCCTGACCTGCTGGGAGGCCGTCGATCCGGCGGACGACCGGGTGCCGCCGCGGATCAAGGCGGTGCACCTTCAGCGGGATCTGCCCGAGGCCGGCTTCACCGACGTCCGGGTGCACGAGCGGCCGGTGTGGCGCGAGGCCGAGCGGGTGATGTGGGAGGCGGCGCTCGCGGCGCCCGGCTCGGACCCGGCGGTGCGGTCCCTGCAGGCCGAGGGGCGGCGCTCGCTGGAGACCTTCGACTCGCTGCGGCGCGTGTTCGCCACCGCCACCGCGCCCGGCCCGGAACGATAACCGAGACCTTAAGCGACGGTGCGATCTTTCGCATTGTTCCCGGCGGGGGCCGCGACGATCGTAGGTCCGTGAGTGAACCTTCGATCGACGTCGTGCCGATCTCGGGGCCGCCCGGGGTCGCGCGGTGGCAGGCGGTCGCCGAGCCGGACGCGGTGGCCGGCACGGCCGCGTTGTGGCCGGTCCCGGCCCTGCGACCGGACGTCCCCGAGCTGAGCCTGTACGTCGGACCGCAGTGGCGGCGGCGCGGCATCGGCTCCCGCCTGCTGACCGCGGTCCGGGAGCAGGCCACCGAGCCGCTGCTGCTCGCGGACGTGGTCGTGGACTCGCCGGGGGAAGCGTTCTGCCGGTGGCACGGGTTCCGGCACACCCGGTCCCGGCGCCGCCACCTGCTCACGTACTGCGACGTGCACCAGGCGTGGCTGGGCGAGCTGGTCGACGCCGAGCACCCCGGTTACCGGCTGACGCACTGGACCGGTGACCTGCCCGGCAGCCCGCACGTCGAGGAGCTGCTGCGGAGCCCGAGCGGTCCGGGCAACACCGTGCTGACCGCCGCCGAGGCGGGCGGTGACCTGGCGGCGTATTCCGTGGCGGTCGTCGGCGTGCTGGCCGCCCGGCGCGCCCGCCAGTACGGTCCGGCCGTGCTCCCCGGGCACCGCGGCCGACGGCTGGGCCGCTGGGTGAGTGCCGCCCTGATCCAGCGGCTGCGCGAGGTCCACCCGGACGTCACCGAGATCGAGGCGGCCACCGCCGAGGACGATGCGGGCCTGCTCGCCACCCGGGCCCATCTCGGCTTCCGGCTCGTCCGGAGCACCCGCCTCTACGAGCTCACGCTGCCCTGATCCGGCAATGAATGCGTCCCCCCATCAGAAACTCACCAGCGCAGGAGAGCACCATGCAGAACTTCACCACCCCCGCCCCGATCGCCGCCGTCCTCGACATCCCGGCCGGGCACATCCACGTGATCGCCACCGAGCGCGCCGACACCGCGGTCGAGGTCCGCCCGGCCGATCCCGCGAAGGCGCGCGACGTCAGAGTCGCCGAACAGGCCCGGGTCGAGTTCGCCGACGGCCTGCTGCGGATCGAGGCCACGGCCAGGAACCAACCCTTCGGCCCGTCCGGGTCGATCGAGGTGACGGTGCTGCTGCCGGCCGGTTCGCGGGTCGAGGCGAAATCCGCGTGTGCCGGGTTCCGGGCCGAGGGCCGGTTCGGTGACGTGGCCTTCGAGGGCGCGCAGGCCACGATCACCATCGGCGAGGCCACCCGGGTCCGGGTCGCCACCTCGGGCGGTGACGTCGCGGTCGGCCGGCTGACCGGCCCGGCCGAGATCAGCACCGGGCAGGGCGACATCCGGATCGCCGAGGCCGGCCGCGGCACGGTCGTGCTGAGCACCCAGATGGGCGACGTGTCGGTGACCGCGGCGCACGGGGTCTCGGCCGCCCTGGACGCCGGCACCGGTTACGGCCGCGTCGACAACAGCCTGAAGAACGACGGCGACGCGGAGCTGGAGATCCGCGCCACCACGTCGTACGGCGACATCGTCGCCCGCAGCCTCTAGGCGGGCAGGCCGGCGGCCGCGTCGACGAAGGCACGGACCCGCGCGGTCGCCCGGACCGTGCGCCACACCGGTCCCCATCGCAACGGCGGCGCGTCGTGGATCAGCACGTACGCGACGTCGGGCCGGGCATAGAACCGGGTGACGTGCGCGCCCACCACGAAGACGCCCTGTCCCGCGCCGACCAGGGCGAGCACCTCCTGGAAGGTCTCCGCGGCCGGCCCGGCCGGTCCCTCCTCGGCGGACGGGCGCGGTCCGGCCGGTCCCTCCTCCGCGGACGGGCGCGGTCCGGCCGGTCCCTCCTCCGCGGACGGGCGCGGTCCGGCCAGTCCCTCCTCCGCGGACGGTCGCGGTCCGGCCGGGATCGAGCACGGGGCGACGACCAGCCGCTCCCGGACGAGGTCCGCGATCGCGATCGACGCCCGGCCGGCGAACCGGTGCCGGGCCGGCACGGCCAGCATCCGCGCCTCGGTCAGCACGGCCGGGCCGCTGGTCAGGTCCGGTCCCTCGATCGGGAAGCAGCCGAACAACAGGTCGACCTCATCGGCGCGCAGCCGCTCGACCGCGCCGCCCACCTGCACCTCACGCAGCCGGACCTCGCAGTCAGCGTGCCGCCGCCGGAACTCCTCGGCGGCGCGCACCACCAGCTGCCCGGTCGCTGCGCCGACGAACCCGACGGTGAGCGTGCCGGCCAGACCCCGACCGTCCGCCACGGCCCGCGCCATCGCCGCGTTGACCTGCTCGTAGGCGGGCCGCAGATCCTCGGTGAGACGGCGGCCGGTCGGGGTGAGGGTCACCCGCCGGCTGGTCCGCTCGAACAGTGGGACACCCACCCGCCGTTCCAGCACCTGGATGGTCTGGCTGACCCGGGCCTTGGTCCGGCCCAGCCGCTCGGCGGTCCGGCCGAAGTGCAGCTCCTCGGCGAGCGTCAGGAACGTCTCGATCTCGAACCACTCCACCGGCATCCCCGCCATCGTCAAGCCACGCTTACCGAGCATGGCAGAACGCGGCGTTGTTCGGCGCGGCCCGATCGACGACGGTGAGGACATGTACGTCACCGACCACCACGCCCTCGCCGCCACCGACACCGCGGGGCTCCTCGCCGAGCTGCGCGACCGCACCGAGGTGATCGACGCGCTCTATCGCTTCGGCCTCGGCCAGGACCTCCAGGACCGCGACCTGCTCGCCTCCGCGTTCGCCGACGCCGCCGAGCTGGACTTCCGCCCGGCGGCGTCCCGATGGGGCGGCGAGGTGCCGCTGATGACCGGCCGGGACAGCATCACCGACACCATCCTGGACGGTTTCCGCGGCCGGGTGGACACCACCCACGTCGTCACCAACCCCCGCGTACGCCTCGACGGCGACCGCGCCCGGCTCACCGCCGTCGTCGAGGCCCAGCACCTGCTAACCGCGGACCACACCACGTTCGCCCTGCTCAAGAACCTTTACGACGTCGACCTGAGCCGCGCCGGCCGCCGCTGGCTGGTGACCTCGATGCGGATCGAGAACGTCTGGTACACCGGCGAGCCCAAGGCCATCTTCGGCGCCCAGGTGTAGCGAGCTTGTCATCCAGCTGCCCCTTCGCCGAACCTGAGGGCGTGCGCTCTGCCGGGCCAGGGCACGGGCATCCGCTGCCGATCATGAGGCCGGAGCACGGCGTGAAATCCTGCTGTCCTGGCCCTCCGGCCACGACAGCGCCATCATCGTCGGATGACGGCGGAACCCATGCTGCGCGACGCCCTGGAAAGCTGCGTCGACACCGGAGACAAGGTCGGTTTCACTCTGCTCGACGGCCGCGAGTTTCTCGGCTGGGTCGCCGGTGTCGACGGCGACCGAGTACTGCTGAGTTGGGCGCCGAGCCCGATGTTCGCCATGTCGACCAGCGGCACCGAGTGGAATCCCGACGACGAGTGGGTGCGGCTGAGCGCGATCGACGCCGGCACCGTGGCCCGCTACGACGAGACGTCACGACGATGGACGCCGTTCCACTGACCCGCACCGTCAGCCCTGTCGCGGAAGGACGCGGGCCACGGCGGCAGGCGAATGGCCGGGTGCCGCTACTCTTCGACCGTGTCGAGCCACGTCGATCGCCATTGCCGGGACGAAGGACCAGCCGATGTCTGGGCTGTTTCCGAGCGCACCGGCGGGATGGTCGAGCTGATCCTCCGCACCGGGCCGCCACGCCCCTTGGTGGCGACGCTCTCCGAGGCCGAACTGGCCGGCGTGGCCAGTGTGCTGCCGACAGTCGCCGACGCCGTCCGGCGCGGCACTTTCAGTCGAATCCAATTGGGCGCGGCCTTCACCAGCGCCATCGGCAGGGATCCGTTCAGGCAGGTGGCCACTGACCCAGGCGGCCGAGGGCTGTTCCCGTGGTGGGTGGATCTCCTGTACGTCGTCGTCGGTCTCGGCTTCGCCGCGGGTCACGGCAACTGGTGGCTGCGGGCCGCCGGCTGGGCGTTCGCCGCGGTCGCTCTCACCGATGCGGTAACCCAAGGCTGCCGCCGGATCCGGAGGCGGACCGCGGCAGGTGCGTGAGCTGCCTATGCACGGTAGTGGTAGGTCCGCCCGCCGTCGCCCTGGGTGAATCCGTCCGGCCAGAGGCCCAGCGACAGCGCGGTGTCGACGATGAACGCCATGCCGAGACCCGTCGGGTTCTTCGGTTCGGGTGCGTTGCCGATCGTCAGCTCATCGGGAACCCAGAGATCTACGCGGCCGGCCGTGCCAGCCTGTCGGCGCAACTCATCGCAAAGATCCTCGACGGCCCGTGTCTCACTCATGAGCCTAAATAAAGCACACCGGTTCGGGTCTGAGCGCGGACTCCTGTCGCGGAGCCGGTCCGGATGCGCCCTTCCTCGGACAGGAAGCGCCTCACTTGATCCGGACCGGCACCTGCCGACTCATGCGGACGACGTGGCTCGGGCAGGGCAACTCCTGAACGGGTCAGGTGTTGCGACGACCGCTGAAACCTAGGCGGTGGGGCCGAACCCCAGGACGTCCTTCCACAGCGCACAGTGGTGCTCGTCGCTGACCGTCCGGACCGGCACCGGGCGGGAGGCCCCGCCGGGCCGCAGCGACAGCGCCGACCCGCCGGCCGGGCGCAGCGCCGGCCAGTCCTGCGGGACACCGCGGGTGACGAAGGTGCCCCACCGCCGGATCATCTCGGCGGACAGCTGCCGCTGCGCGCCGCTCATCGAGGCGGTGTCCGGCCGCCACAGGTACGCCAGCTCGTACGCGTGCGAGGCAGCGTAGTCGTAGTCGGCCGGGGTGTCCGACAGCCGTGGCGGCGCCGGGTCCTCGAACTGGTAGTAGTAGGTCGGCGTCTGCCGCGCCAGGGAACGCGCCACGGTCAGCTGGGTGCAGCCGCCGAGCCCGCGCGTGCCGCTGTCGGTCAGCACCTGCCCGATCGCGTACGCCGCCGGGTACGCGCCGGTGAACCTCGTGATCGGGTAGGCCTCGGCGATCCGCGCCGCCACCTCCGGGCCGAACCGGACGGTGCCCGCCACCGGCGGCCAGTCCGGGCCGGTGGTCAGCCAGGCGCGGTAGGCCGCGTCGTCGTAGCCGGTCGCGAACGTGCTGAACGAGCGGCCCTCCTCCCGGTTGCTACCGATCAGCACCGGCACCCGGTTCCACCGGCCGCGGGCGATCGCGGTCGCCGGCAGCATCGGCAGCACCCGGCCGCTGACGTTCGGCGCGATGTACGACGTCTTGGCCACCAGGTCGGCCGCGGGGGTCGTACGCAAACAGGCCGCGACGTCGGCCGCCGCACCGCAACCCACAGCGGTGACGACGGCCGCCCCGCGCTGCTGTGCCCAGCTCAGCCGATCGACGTCGTGCGAGCAGTCGTCGGACTCGATCACCGCGCCCCGGAACAGCCCGGCGGCCGTCGGCGAGGCCAGCAGCGCGCAGACCGAGCCGCCGCCGGCCGACTCGCCGCCGATGGTCACCTTGCCGGCGTCGGCGCCGATCGCCGGCGCGTTGCGGTGCACCCAGCGCAGCGCGGCCTGCTGGTCGAGCAGCCCGTAGTTGCCCGAGGAGCCGTCGGCGCGGGACAGCGCCGGGTCGGCGAGGAAGCCGAGCGCGCCGAGCCGGTAGTTGATGGTCACCACGATCATGTGGTTGGCCGTGGCCAGGGCGCTGCCGTCGTCGTCGCCGGAGCCGCCGGTGAACCCGCCGCCGTGGATCCAGAAGAACACCGGCAGCCGGTCGCCGGGCCGCGTCCCGGCCGGTCGGTAGATGTTGAGGAACAGGCAGTCCTCACTGCCCCGGTTGCCCTGCGGGCAGTTCGCGCCGAGCACGGCCGTGTCACGCAGGCCGGTCCAGGGCGGCACCGGCTGCGGATCGCGGAAGCGCAGCGCGCCGGTCGGTGCGGCCGCGTACCGGACGCCGAGGAACTGCTCGACGCCGCGGACGGTGACCCCGCGGATCGTGCCGGCGTCGGTCCGGGCCACCGGCCGGGTCGCCAGCGGGTGGTCGGCGAAGAACTTGGCGATGATCGGGGTCGCGTCGATCACCGTGGGCGTGGCCGAGTCCGGGTTGGGCGTGGTGCTCGGCCAGGTGTGGCCGAGGCCGTCGATCCGGTAGTGCTCGACCGGCGCGGCACACCCCGGCCAGGTCAGCTTGGTCACCCCGGTGGCGGGCACGCTCGGCACCGGATCGCCGGAACACCTGTTGCGTACGGCCCAGGCACCGAGCCACGAAGGGATCGACGGGAGTCCCTTGGCGGGATTGCCGTCGTACGGGATGGTGCCGTCCGCCGTGCCGTGGAACTCCAGGATCGGCGTCGGCCGCATCGGCTGACAGGTGCCTCCCTGCGGATAAAATGCCCCGCTGACCTGGGCGGACGCGGCGATCCGCCCGGCCATCCGGCAGGCCAGCAGCCCGGCGAAGCCGCCGCCGTTCGACTTGCCGGCGACGTAGATCCGGGCCGGGTCGACGCACAGCCGGCGTTGCAGGTCG
Above is a genomic segment from Actinoplanes ianthinogenes containing:
- a CDS encoding alpha-ketoacid dehydrogenase subunit beta; the protein is MTTVVHEKLSMAQALNQALRDAMAEDPSVVLFGEDVGALGGVFRITDGLTAEFGEKRCFDTPLAESGIVGMAVGMAMNGMRPIVEMQFDAFAYPAFEQIVSHVAKMRNRTRGRVPLPMVIRVPYAGGIGGVEHHCDSSEAYYAHTPGLQVVAPATPTDAYALLRAAIANPDPVVFLEPKKLYWSKEEIEFPVVAPGIGTAVVRRSGTDATLIAYGPSLPVAIEAAEVAATEGRSLQVVDLRSIVPFDDETVCAAVRSTGRAVVITESAGFAGVAAEIAARVTERCFTSLAAPVRRVTGFDIPYPPPKLEHFQLPGVDRVLDAVDDLNWEQ
- a CDS encoding thiamine pyrophosphate-dependent enzyme — encoded protein: MTPDPRRLLPSDTPVTLIDPDGKAVGVVPDDATLLRSLGALITARRLNDQAYALVRQGRLAVYPSSHGQEACQVAAAQVLDADDWLFPTYRDTVAAVVKGVDPVEALSLLKGDWHCGYDPTEHRVAPHTTPLATQLPHAVGVAHAARLRDEPTVVMAMCGDGGTSEGDFHEALNFAAVFQAPVVFFVQNNEYAISVPLSRQTHAPSLAHKGVGYGMPGERVDGNDMAALLTVLGAAVARARAGEGPQLVEAHTYRMQAHTNADDATRYRDEADVAAWLPRDPITRLQTYLRDRGALTADVESGFTAEAERAAAHLRDGLNQDITPNPQDLFAYVYARPTAQLREQEALIADELSREGAQ
- a CDS encoding Lrp/AsnC family transcriptional regulator; translation: MVSGLDDIDQRILAELGRDGRMPIRQLAETLHISRANAYARVQRLRETNVIRGFRADIDHVAAGMGTSAYVTVNLHQADWRPVGELLRRLPGVVHIALVGGEFDVILLVRAKDNADLRRLVLDEIQGMPGVVNTRTLLVFEEFEPPA
- a CDS encoding Rieske (2Fe-2S) protein encodes the protein MSGVNRRAVLGAVGAGAVLAGCGSKDDDTTGGGDTGTSATTAPATEATTTAAPSSGGAALAKASDVPVGGGLITDTLVVTQPEAGTFKAFSNVCTHQGCKVAEVADKLIRCKCHNSTFDIATGAPTGGPAQKPLTETAVKESGGSIVAA
- a CDS encoding class I SAM-dependent methyltransferase → MMPDAAYFDQWYGDMVASPARDAIIIRAMGLPPELQDVGTLTGPGLAEVTEELRLPAGGLLLDVACGRGAYGIEVARRTGARLIGVDFSAVAVEQARSIGARRLPAGRAEFRVGTLLATGLPGGAADGLMCVDAVQFGEPPVAALREFARLLKPGGRLALTCWEAVDPADDRVPPRIKAVHLQRDLPEAGFTDVRVHERPVWREAERVMWEAALAAPGSDPAVRSLQAEGRRSLETFDSLRRVFATATAPGPER
- a CDS encoding GNAT family N-acetyltransferase; protein product: MSEPSIDVVPISGPPGVARWQAVAEPDAVAGTAALWPVPALRPDVPELSLYVGPQWRRRGIGSRLLTAVREQATEPLLLADVVVDSPGEAFCRWHGFRHTRSRRRHLLTYCDVHQAWLGELVDAEHPGYRLTHWTGDLPGSPHVEELLRSPSGPGNTVLTAAEAGGDLAAYSVAVVGVLAARRARQYGPAVLPGHRGRRLGRWVSAALIQRLREVHPDVTEIEAATAEDDAGLLATRAHLGFRLVRSTRLYELTLP
- a CDS encoding DUF4097 family beta strand repeat-containing protein, whose protein sequence is MQNFTTPAPIAAVLDIPAGHIHVIATERADTAVEVRPADPAKARDVRVAEQARVEFADGLLRIEATARNQPFGPSGSIEVTVLLPAGSRVEAKSACAGFRAEGRFGDVAFEGAQATITIGEATRVRVATSGGDVAVGRLTGPAEISTGQGDIRIAEAGRGTVVLSTQMGDVSVTAAHGVSAALDAGTGYGRVDNSLKNDGDAELEIRATTSYGDIVARSL
- a CDS encoding LysR family transcriptional regulator, encoding MPVEWFEIETFLTLAEELHFGRTAERLGRTKARVSQTIQVLERRVGVPLFERTSRRVTLTPTGRRLTEDLRPAYEQVNAAMARAVADGRGLAGTLTVGFVGAATGQLVVRAAEEFRRRHADCEVRLREVQVGGAVERLRADEVDLLFGCFPIEGPDLTSGPAVLTEARMLAVPARHRFAGRASIAIADLVRERLVVAPCSIPAGPRPSAEEGLAGPRPSAEEGPAGPRPSAEEGPAGPRPSAEEGPAGPAAETFQEVLALVGAGQGVFVVGAHVTRFYARPDVAYVLIHDAPPLRWGPVWRTVRATARVRAFVDAAAGLPA
- a CDS encoding nuclear transport factor 2 family protein — protein: MAERGVVRRGPIDDGEDMYVTDHHALAATDTAGLLAELRDRTEVIDALYRFGLGQDLQDRDLLASAFADAAELDFRPAASRWGGEVPLMTGRDSITDTILDGFRGRVDTTHVVTNPRVRLDGDRARLTAVVEAQHLLTADHTTFALLKNLYDVDLSRAGRRWLVTSMRIENVWYTGEPKAIFGAQV
- a CDS encoding carboxylesterase family protein; the protein is MKVGLLLAGLLVAPAPAAPGSAPGTIVDTPVRTTGCGARPPATSSTRTIPSGGISRTYLLHLPDGYRAGRPTPVVLSFHGRTRTSAYQEELTQMDRLDAIVAYPQGTIGSDGEPSFQGAPYSSGADDVLFTSDLLNDLQRRLCVDPARIYVAGKSNGGGFAGLLACRMAGRIAASAQVSGAFYPQGGTCQPMRPTPILEFHGTADGTIPYDGNPAKGLPSIPSWLGAWAVRNRCSGDPVPSVPATGVTKLTWPGCAAPVEHYRIDGLGHTWPSTTPNPDSATPTVIDATPIIAKFFADHPLATRPVARTDAGTIRGVTVRGVEQFLGVRYAAAPTGALRFRDPQPVPPWTGLRDTAVLGANCPQGNRGSEDCLFLNIYRPAGTRPGDRLPVFFWIHGGGFTGGSGDDDGSALATANHMIVVTINYRLGALGFLADPALSRADGSSGNYGLLDQQAALRWVHRNAPAIGADAGKVTIGGESAGGGSVCALLASPTAAGLFRGAVIESDDCSHDVDRLSWAQQRGAAVVTAVGCGAAADVAACLRTTPAADLVAKTSYIAPNVSGRVLPMLPATAIARGRWNRVPVLIGSNREEGRSFSTFATGYDDAAYRAWLTTGPDWPPVAGTVRFGPEVAARIAEAYPITRFTGAYPAAYAIGQVLTDSGTRGLGGCTQLTVARSLARQTPTYYYQFEDPAPPRLSDTPADYDYAASHAYELAYLWRPDTASMSGAQRQLSAEMIRRWGTFVTRGVPQDWPALRPAGGSALSLRPGGASRPVPVRTVSDEHHCALWKDVLGFGPTA